The following are encoded together in the Schistocerca americana isolate TAMUIC-IGC-003095 chromosome 6, iqSchAmer2.1, whole genome shotgun sequence genome:
- the LOC124620329 gene encoding verprolin-like gives MATLEELRKTVEELLARNTRLESELQARTTRADAVANLADRVHDALTTAPSTAAAAAYDSVPPPPWRPAPPAPASDADLHQLVQNLTAQVAALSTQVDRLARSQQEGSTRRSGSRPGDRRRGSRNRQRSNSRSNDASLPRDAVAPTLAERLRSHMAGLRAHAPTRHGTGKIFVHADLQRCTHVMLRTDAVRPPLRPAYSGPHRVIARGDKTLVLECNGKPSTVSVDRVKPAYVLPAPSATHFFDPAEDLFTDDTPSASGQTEPAPGAAGDAQLQPAVIALPRAPPSTTPRQLVRPPGPRPPQAHRSPPPQPPADYVTRAGRRVRFKRPCCVASAPRHPNRQSRVRAAERRQNSAPTSRRPL, from the exons ATGGCGACACTAGAGGAGTTGCGAAAGACCGTCGAAGAACTGCTCGCACGCAACACGAGGCTAGAGAGTGAGCTACAGGCACGGACTACACGCGCGGACGCCGTCGCTAACTTGGCCGACAGGGTGCACGACGCGCTGACAACGGCGCCTAGCACCGCGGCTGCGGCAGCTTACGACTCCGTCCCCCCACCTCCGTGGCGGCCAGCGCCTCCCGCACCCGCATCGGATGCCgacctgcaccagctagtgcaaaacttgACGGCACAGGTGGCAGCTCTCTCGACGCAAGTCGACCGGTTGGCGCGCTCGCAGCAAGAGGGCAGCACGCGCCGCAGCGGCAGCAGACCGGGCGACAGGCGGCGTGGCTCGCGCAACCGGCAACgcagcaacagccgctccaacG ATGCAAGTCTCCCACGCGACgccgtggcacccactctggcGGAACGTCTGCGCAGTCACATGGCCGGCCTCCGAGCGCACGCACCGACGCGGCACGGCACCGGGAAGATATTCGTCCACGCCGACCTGCAGCGCTGCACGCACGTCATGTTGCGTACCGACGCAGTACGGCCACCTCTCCGACCGGCCTACAGTGGACCGCACCGCGTGATCGCCCGAGGAGACAAAACGCTGGTCCTCGAGTGCAACGGAAAGCCGTCGACAGTGTCAGTCGACCGCGTCAAACCAGCCTACGTCTTGCCCGCTCCATCAGCCACGCATTTTTTCGACCCGGCAGAAGATCTGTTCACGGACGACACTCCCTCTGCCAGCGGTCAGACGGAACCCGCACCCGGAGCCGCCGGTGACGCACAGCTGCAGCCTGCTGTCATCGCGCTGCCACGTGCGCCTCCCTCCACCACGCCCAGGCAGCTGGTACGGCCGCCCGGACCGCGCCCACCACAGGCGCACCGGTCGCCCCCACCACAGCCGCCAGCGGACTACGTCACGCGCGCCGGCCGCCGCGTCCGATTCAAACGGCCGTGCTGCGTCGCCAGCGCGCCACGACACCCAAACCGGCAATCACGCGTCCGAGCCGCCGAACGCCGTCAGAATTCGGCGCCCACGAGCCGCCGTCCGCTGTAG